The following are encoded in a window of Elusimicrobiota bacterium genomic DNA:
- a CDS encoding diiron oxygenase — MSEAYAAVLEKLTASSIERDCDPRRRFAWPGSIGEDEWLMPPELMSVHGTPLMDVLDERTLKALSRRALLNFFSLTLHGERELIMVISRHIHTGGFEVPSDFFHRFIAEENHHMWFFSEFCRRYGKIYPDSTVSVSEDDIRPELDLFLVFLRILIFEEIGDHFNIRMSGDARLPPIVRALNAAHHADESRHIAAGRQIARHLHALLGRLGPEEEAVFRGQLKEYVSFTLQSFYNPQMYADAGIRDAYGFRRELLRQPGRRKQHGILLSRSLAFLRTYGMVERLDALH; from the coding sequence ATGAGCGAGGCCTACGCGGCGGTTCTGGAGAAGCTGACGGCGAGCTCGATCGAGCGCGACTGCGATCCTCGCCGCCGCTTCGCATGGCCGGGAAGCATCGGCGAGGACGAATGGCTGATGCCGCCGGAGCTCATGTCCGTCCACGGCACGCCGCTGATGGACGTCCTCGACGAGCGGACCCTGAAGGCGCTCAGCCGGCGCGCGCTCCTGAATTTCTTCAGCCTGACCCTTCACGGCGAGCGCGAGCTGATCATGGTGATCAGCCGGCACATCCACACGGGCGGCTTCGAGGTCCCTTCCGATTTCTTCCACCGGTTCATCGCTGAAGAGAACCACCACATGTGGTTCTTCTCGGAATTCTGCCGGCGGTACGGCAAGATCTATCCCGATTCGACGGTCAGCGTCTCGGAGGACGACATCCGCCCCGAGCTCGACCTCTTCCTGGTGTTCCTGCGCATCCTCATATTCGAGGAGATCGGGGATCATTTCAACATCCGGATGAGCGGGGACGCGCGGCTGCCCCCGATCGTCCGCGCCCTGAACGCGGCGCACCACGCCGACGAATCGAGGCACATCGCCGCCGGCCGGCAGATCGCCCGGCACCTTCACGCGCTGCTCGGCCGCTTGGGCCCCGAGGAAGAGGCGGTCTTCCGCGGCCAGCTCAAGGAGTACGTCTCCTTCACCCTCCAGTCGTTCTACAACCCGCAGATGTACGCGGACGCGGGGATCCGGGACGCCTACGGGTTCCGTCGGGAGCTGCTCCGGCAGCCCGGACGGCGGAAGCAGCACGGGATACTCCTCTCCCGGTCCCTCGCCTTCTTGCGGACCTACGGCATGGTCGAGCGGCTCGACGCGTTGCATTAG
- a CDS encoding acyl carrier protein: MDDERIGEVKKWLLRERPDVKEIDLDTDLIDNRILDSVTFINFVYFMEELTGRRIPLAAGSAANSLRTLRLIRTNILEEGKNERTQVSV, encoded by the coding sequence ATGGACGACGAACGGATCGGAGAGGTCAAGAAGTGGCTGCTGCGGGAGAGGCCTGACGTCAAGGAGATCGATCTGGACACCGACTTGATCGACAACCGGATCCTGGATTCGGTCACGTTCATCAACTTCGTCTATTTCATGGAAGAGCTCACCGGCAGGCGGATCCCGCTGGCGGCCGGGTCGGCCGCGAATTCGCTGCGCACCTTGCGGCTGATCCGGACCAACATCCTGGAGGAGGGGAAAAATGAGAGGACTCAAGTCAGCGTATAG
- a CDS encoding 4'-phosphopantetheinyl transferase superfamily protein — MRRRPALGPNEAHVWLVADEAIEARPGLLAEYRRLLSPDEERRLRRLSHDRARREYLTARALCRTVLSRYADVDPGDWRFARNEHGRPEVSGPRGRGRLRFNLSGTRGLTACAVTWELDAGVDVEALRTVGAADGLADRFFSPLEARVLRDLPPARRRERFLEYWTLKESYIKATGKGLSIPLDRFSFHLDEGPGIRISFAPGIEDSPRRWQFALLRPTDGHVLALGVRRSSGAEVAVTSRETVPLRDAGAAPR; from the coding sequence GTGAGGCGGCGGCCGGCGCTCGGCCCGAACGAGGCTCACGTCTGGCTCGTCGCGGACGAGGCGATCGAGGCCCGTCCCGGCCTTCTCGCGGAGTACCGCCGCCTGCTCTCGCCGGACGAGGAGCGGCGGCTGCGGCGGCTGAGCCATGACCGGGCGCGGCGCGAATATCTGACCGCCCGCGCCCTGTGCCGCACCGTCCTTTCGCGGTACGCCGACGTCGACCCCGGGGATTGGCGCTTCGCCCGGAACGAGCACGGGCGGCCGGAGGTCTCCGGGCCGCGAGGCCGCGGGCGCCTGCGCTTCAATCTGTCGGGAACGAGAGGCCTGACCGCGTGCGCGGTGACCTGGGAGCTCGACGCCGGGGTCGACGTCGAGGCCCTGAGGACGGTCGGGGCCGCCGACGGGCTCGCGGACCGCTTCTTTTCCCCGCTGGAGGCGCGCGTCCTCAGGGACCTGCCTCCCGCCCGCCGGCGGGAGCGCTTCCTCGAATACTGGACGCTCAAGGAATCCTACATCAAGGCCACGGGCAAGGGGCTCTCGATCCCGCTCGACCGCTTCTCGTTCCATCTCGACGAGGGGCCGGGCATCCGGATCTCGTTCGCCCCCGGGATCGAGGACTCGCCGCGGCGATGGCAGTTCGCCCTCCTGAGGCCGACGGACGGCCACGTCCTGGCCTTGGGAGTGCGGCGCTCCAGCGGAGCCGAGGTAGCGGTCACGTCGCGAGAGACCGTGCCGCTTCGTGACGCCGGCGCCGCGCCGCGCTGA